In the genome of uncultured Fusobacterium sp., one region contains:
- a CDS encoding thymidylate kinase, translated as MGKLIVIEGTDSSGKETQTKRLFEKLEEKGLKVKKISFPNYDSPACEPVKMYLSGAFGEDAMKVNPYPVSTMYAIDRYASFKTDWEKFYNEDGIIVTDRYVTSNMVHQASKIKDLDEKKQYLNWLEDLEYEKMGIPRPDLVIFLNMPTEMAVKLMAERKNKITGEEKKDIHERDKEYLKESHVNACKIANTYNWKEIKCSDGERIKTIEEIGEEVFSLVEKVVL; from the coding sequence ATGGGAAAACTTATAGTTATAGAGGGAACAGATTCAAGTGGAAAAGAAACACAAACTAAGAGATTATTTGAAAAGTTAGAGGAGAAAGGGTTAAAAGTTAAAAAAATATCTTTTCCCAATTATGATAGTCCAGCTTGTGAGCCAGTAAAAATGTATTTGTCAGGAGCATTTGGAGAAGATGCAATGAAGGTAAATCCATATCCTGTATCTACAATGTATGCAATAGATAGATATGCTTCATTTAAAACAGATTGGGAAAAATTCTATAATGAAGATGGAATAATAGTTACTGATAGATATGTAACTTCTAATATGGTACATCAAGCTTCTAAAATTAAAGATTTAGATGAAAAGAAACAATATTTAAATTGGTTAGAAGATTTAGAGTATGAAAAGATGGGTATACCTCGTCCAGATTTAGTAATATTTTTAAATATGCCAACTGAGATGGCAGTAAAATTAATGGCAGAGAGAAAAAATAAGATAACTGGAGAGGAGAAAAAAGATATTCACGAAAGAGATAAGGAATATTTAAAGGAATCTCATGTAAATGCTTGTAAAATAGCTAATACATATAACTGGAAAGAGATAAAATGCAGTGATGGAGAGAGAATAAAAACTATTGAAGAGATAGGAGAAGAGGTTTTTTCTCTTGTAGAGAAAGTAGTTTTATAA
- the dxr gene encoding 1-deoxy-D-xylulose-5-phosphate reductoisomerase, with translation MKKIVVLGSTGSIGTSALDVIRNSNGKFQVVALSGNRNHKLLIEQIKEFSPKYVCVGTEEGYLEIAKEFPEVKLFLGDSGLTELANLKDYDILLTAVSGAIGIEATVAGIKNEKRIALANKETMVAAGGYINKLLKEYPKAEIVPVDSEHSAIFQSMLVGRKNEVNKLIITASGGTFRGKSVEELKNVKVEDALKHPNWSMGKKITIDSSSLVNKGLEVIEAHELFGVDYDNIEVLVHPQSIIHSMVEFKDRAVIAQLGAPDMKLPIQYAFTYPEREANRVFEPLDFTKASTLTFEKVDNKTFKGVELAYRAGRRGKSMPAVFNAANEVAVELFMKGKIGFLTIYEIIEKAMERHIPIEIDSVETVKSVDRETREWVYSEYGEKEE, from the coding sequence GAAGTATAGGGACAAGTGCATTAGATGTAATAAGAAATAGTAATGGAAAGTTTCAAGTAGTAGCTTTAAGTGGAAATAGAAATCATAAACTATTAATTGAGCAGATAAAAGAGTTTTCTCCTAAATATGTTTGTGTAGGGACTGAAGAGGGATACTTAGAAATAGCTAAAGAGTTTCCAGAAGTAAAGCTATTCTTAGGAGATAGTGGATTGACAGAATTAGCTAACCTAAAAGATTATGATATTCTTTTAACAGCTGTAAGTGGAGCTATAGGAATAGAGGCAACAGTGGCAGGAATAAAAAATGAAAAGAGAATAGCTCTTGCTAATAAAGAAACAATGGTTGCAGCTGGAGGATATATAAATAAACTTTTAAAAGAGTATCCAAAAGCAGAGATAGTACCAGTAGATAGTGAGCATTCAGCAATATTTCAATCTATGTTAGTTGGAAGAAAAAATGAGGTAAATAAGCTTATAATTACTGCTAGTGGTGGAACTTTTAGAGGTAAAAGTGTAGAAGAGTTAAAGAATGTAAAGGTAGAAGATGCACTTAAACATCCTAACTGGTCTATGGGTAAAAAGATAACTATAGATTCATCATCATTAGTAAATAAAGGATTAGAAGTTATAGAAGCTCATGAACTTTTTGGAGTAGATTATGATAATATAGAAGTTTTAGTTCATCCTCAAAGTATAATTCACTCTATGGTAGAGTTTAAAGATAGAGCTGTAATAGCACAACTAGGGGCACCAGATATGAAACTTCCTATTCAATATGCTTTTACATATCCAGAGAGAGAAGCAAACAGAGTTTTTGAGCCTCTTGATTTTACAAAAGCATCAACATTGACTTTTGAAAAGGTAGACAATAAAACTTTTAAAGGAGTAGAACTTGCATATAGAGCAGGGAGAAGAGGAAAATCTATGCCAGCAGTATTTAATGCAGCAAATGAAGTGGCAGTAGAATTGTTTATGAAAGGAAAAATAGGATTCTTAACAATATATGAGATAATAGAAAAAGCTATGGAAAGACATATCCCTATAGAGATAGATAGTGTTGAAACTGTTAAAAGTGTAGATAGAGAGACAAGAGAATGGGTATATAGTGAATATGGAGAGAAAGAGGAGTAA